One genomic window of Streptomyces sp. NBC_01498 includes the following:
- the cobT gene encoding nicotinate-nucleotide--dimethylbenzimidazole phosphoribosyltransferase: MTDTGQVLGEGQPENAGMVEQPGDPAAGSYAYLGPSESASEDDDLLLMPSSQGAWGDPMPAPPSEPFAPVAHAVPEPAHAAQIPHQHQTVQGGYAPQQPQSPLATYAEPDPHYQARPEAPGPTAYEAEPQFAPAAPVTEGLPHYEAPEPSHPGTHPEQVPVQHVPVQQTEFVAAPETYAAAEAPVEPPAPEQAVAQSAPEPAQEALPDAPQVVAEAPVEPVPVEPVPPEAAAPAPEPGAPGTGSVRVPTATATPTPPPSRRPLHLGPPMPDSTGGVVRSLADRGPTHTPPHPMRVRPQAPPPVSGARYLDVPVEEAAALPGPQLGAIPVPGADPWVSLPPLPETPVEAPAAPVAVTAELGAEAWAEPAPEATVEQAAPGAPEETVVPDPDVAPPPAPEPVLQVAPEPVAEPVAPSPEPAPEPVAEAPVAEEPAVAEAPLAEEPVAQPGPGSVPEPVVVDEAPVVEPAAPVEAEEQREPIAPAPADPATASADPSATAEFEPEPAVAAPAPAPAPEPEAALAEPELEPEPEFEPEPEPVAVVEEPVAAPEPEPAPAAAAQPVAETGPVAAPAPEPAADIEPGPGTEPPLTATDVPAAPAVAVDVSPPAPGYDDAEREAVLRVMRERRDIRKGFRSDPVPHEVLLRVLEAAHTAPSVGHSQPWDFVVIRSAETRQTMHELAQRQRDAYAKSLPKGRAKQFKELKIEAILDTPVNIVVTADPTRGGRHTLGRHTQPQMAPYSSALAVENLWLAARAEGLGVGWVSFFDEREMVRALGLPEHLDVVAYLCVGYVDEFPEEPELAQAGWSKRRPLSWVVHEETYGRRALPGEEPHDLLKETIAGIRPLDAKALGEAWERQKRMTKPAGALGMLEIISAQLSGLSRMCPPPIPEPAAVAVFAGDHGVHAQGVTHWPQEVTAQMVANFLSGGAVCNAFATQVGAEVCVIDVGVAGELPATTGLLPRKVRPGTADFTTGPALTREEVLAAIEVGIETARDLVAAGNKGLLTGEMGIANTTACAALISVYTDLDPAEVTGRGTGINDETLARKVDVVRRGLELHRPDPADPIGVLAAFGGLEQAALVGFLLGGASLRTPVVLDGVSAGAAALVARAIAPEALAACIAGHRSAEPGHVAALNKLGLRPLIDLDLRLGEGTGALLALPVIQSAARAMHEVATFDSAGVTEK, encoded by the coding sequence ATGACCGACACCGGCCAGGTCCTGGGCGAGGGACAGCCGGAGAACGCAGGCATGGTGGAGCAGCCGGGCGACCCCGCCGCCGGTTCCTACGCCTACCTGGGCCCCTCCGAGAGTGCTTCCGAGGACGACGACCTTCTCCTGATGCCGAGTTCGCAGGGCGCCTGGGGCGACCCGATGCCCGCGCCCCCGTCGGAGCCCTTCGCGCCGGTCGCGCACGCCGTGCCCGAGCCCGCGCACGCGGCGCAGATCCCCCACCAGCACCAGACGGTTCAGGGCGGGTACGCGCCGCAGCAGCCGCAGTCGCCGCTCGCGACGTACGCCGAGCCGGACCCGCACTATCAGGCGCGTCCCGAGGCGCCGGGCCCGACGGCGTACGAGGCGGAGCCGCAGTTCGCGCCCGCCGCTCCGGTGACCGAGGGCCTTCCGCACTACGAGGCGCCCGAGCCGAGCCACCCGGGGACCCACCCGGAGCAGGTTCCCGTACAGCACGTTCCCGTACAGCAGACCGAGTTCGTGGCGGCGCCCGAGACGTACGCGGCGGCGGAGGCTCCCGTGGAGCCCCCGGCCCCGGAGCAGGCCGTCGCGCAGTCCGCCCCCGAGCCCGCGCAGGAGGCCCTTCCCGACGCGCCGCAGGTGGTCGCCGAGGCTCCGGTGGAGCCCGTCCCGGTGGAGCCCGTTCCGCCGGAGGCGGCGGCGCCCGCACCCGAGCCGGGCGCGCCCGGGACCGGGTCCGTACGGGTCCCCACCGCCACGGCCACGCCGACGCCCCCGCCCTCGCGCAGGCCGCTCCATCTGGGCCCGCCGATGCCCGACTCGACGGGTGGAGTGGTGCGTTCGCTGGCCGACCGGGGCCCCACGCACACACCGCCCCACCCCATGCGGGTACGGCCGCAGGCGCCGCCGCCGGTCAGTGGCGCGCGGTATCTGGACGTCCCGGTCGAGGAGGCCGCCGCGCTGCCGGGGCCGCAGCTCGGAGCCATTCCGGTGCCCGGCGCGGACCCGTGGGTGTCCCTGCCGCCGCTGCCCGAGACACCGGTGGAGGCCCCGGCCGCCCCGGTGGCCGTGACGGCGGAGCTCGGGGCCGAGGCGTGGGCGGAGCCCGCACCGGAGGCGACGGTGGAGCAGGCCGCTCCCGGGGCACCCGAAGAAACGGTCGTCCCCGACCCCGACGTGGCGCCCCCGCCCGCCCCCGAGCCGGTGCTCCAGGTGGCCCCGGAGCCGGTGGCCGAGCCCGTCGCCCCGTCCCCCGAGCCCGCTCCGGAGCCGGTGGCCGAGGCGCCGGTCGCGGAGGAACCGGCCGTCGCGGAGGCGCCGTTGGCCGAGGAGCCCGTGGCGCAGCCCGGACCCGGATCCGTACCCGAGCCTGTCGTGGTGGACGAGGCACCCGTCGTCGAGCCGGCCGCGCCGGTCGAGGCGGAGGAGCAGCGCGAGCCGATAGCGCCGGCCCCCGCCGACCCGGCGACCGCGTCGGCCGACCCGTCGGCGACCGCCGAGTTCGAGCCGGAGCCCGCTGTCGCCGCACCCGCACCCGCACCCGCGCCGGAGCCGGAAGCAGCCCTTGCCGAGCCCGAGTTGGAACCCGAGCCCGAGTTCGAACCGGAGCCCGAGCCGGTCGCGGTGGTGGAGGAGCCCGTAGCGGCGCCCGAGCCCGAGCCCGCTCCGGCCGCCGCCGCCCAGCCGGTCGCCGAGACCGGCCCCGTCGCGGCCCCGGCCCCCGAGCCCGCCGCCGACATCGAGCCGGGACCCGGGACCGAGCCCCCGCTCACCGCCACCGACGTCCCCGCTGCCCCCGCCGTCGCCGTCGACGTGTCCCCGCCGGCCCCCGGCTACGACGACGCCGAGCGCGAGGCCGTCCTGCGCGTCATGCGCGAACGGCGCGACATCCGCAAGGGCTTCCGCTCCGACCCCGTCCCGCACGAGGTCCTGCTGCGCGTCCTCGAAGCCGCGCACACCGCGCCCAGCGTCGGCCACTCGCAGCCCTGGGACTTCGTCGTCATCCGTTCCGCCGAGACCCGGCAGACCATGCACGAACTGGCCCAGCGCCAGCGCGACGCCTACGCCAAGTCGCTCCCCAAGGGCCGGGCCAAGCAGTTCAAGGAACTGAAGATCGAGGCCATCCTCGACACCCCGGTGAACATCGTCGTCACCGCCGACCCCACCCGCGGCGGCCGGCACACCCTCGGCCGTCACACCCAGCCGCAGATGGCGCCGTACTCCTCCGCCCTCGCCGTCGAGAACCTGTGGCTCGCCGCCCGCGCCGAAGGACTCGGTGTCGGCTGGGTCAGCTTCTTCGACGAGCGCGAGATGGTCCGCGCGCTCGGCCTCCCCGAACACCTGGACGTGGTGGCGTACCTCTGCGTCGGCTACGTGGACGAGTTCCCGGAGGAGCCCGAACTCGCCCAGGCGGGCTGGTCCAAGCGCCGCCCGCTGTCCTGGGTCGTCCACGAGGAGACGTACGGCCGCCGGGCGCTGCCCGGTGAGGAGCCGCACGACCTGCTCAAGGAGACCATCGCCGGTATCCGCCCTCTCGACGCCAAGGCGCTCGGCGAGGCGTGGGAACGCCAGAAGCGGATGACCAAGCCCGCCGGGGCGCTCGGCATGCTGGAGATCATCTCCGCACAGCTCAGCGGCCTTTCCCGGATGTGCCCGCCGCCGATCCCGGAGCCCGCGGCCGTCGCGGTCTTCGCGGGCGACCACGGTGTGCACGCGCAGGGCGTCACCCACTGGCCCCAGGAGGTGACGGCGCAGATGGTCGCCAACTTCCTCTCCGGCGGCGCGGTCTGCAACGCCTTCGCCACCCAGGTCGGCGCCGAGGTCTGCGTCATCGACGTCGGCGTCGCGGGCGAACTGCCCGCCACCACCGGCCTGTTGCCCCGCAAGGTCCGCCCCGGCACGGCCGACTTCACCACCGGCCCCGCGCTCACCCGCGAAGAGGTGCTGGCCGCGATCGAGGTGGGCATCGAGACCGCCCGCGATCTGGTCGCGGCGGGCAACAAGGGCCTGCTCACCGGCGAGATGGGCATAGCGAACACCACCGCCTGCGCCGCGCTGATCTCGGTCTACACCGACCTGGACCCGGCGGAGGTCACCGGGCGCGGCACCGGCATCAACGACGAGACGCTCGCCCGCAAGGTCGATGTCGTCCGGCGCGGCCTCGAACTCCACCGCCCCGACCCCGCCGACCCCATCGGGGTCCTCGCGGCCTTCGGCGGCCTGGAGCAGGCGGCGCTCGTCGGATTCCTGCTGGGCGGCGCGTCGCTGCGGACACCGGTCGTCCTCGACGGTGTCAGCGCGGGCGCGGCGGCGCTCGTCGCCCGCGCCATCGCCCCCGAGGCACTGGCCGCCTGCATCGCCGGCCACCGCAGCGCCGAACCGGGTCATGTGGCGGCTCTGAACAAGCTGGGCCTGCGTCCCCTGATCGACCTGGACCTCAGGCTGGGCGAGGGCACGGGCGCCCTGCTGGCACTCCCGGTCATCCAGAGCGCGGCGCGGGCGATGCACGAGGTGGCGACGTTCGACTCGGCGGGAGTGACGGAGAAGTAG
- the cobA gene encoding uroporphyrinogen-III C-methyltransferase, whose protein sequence is MAEHPAYPVGLRLAGRRVVVVGGGQVAQRRLPALLATGADILLVSPSATPSVEAMADAGELRWERRPYADGDLRDAWYVLVASSDTDANTRASAEAERDRTWCVRSDDAEAATAWTPATGRSAGVTVAVLTGRDPRRSAGVRDAIVEGLRDGTLAAPRHRTRTPGVALVGGGPGDPELITVRGRRLLAEADVVIADRLGPRDLLDELPPHVEVIDAAKIPYGRYMAQEAINHALIEHARAGKAVVRLKGGDPFVFGRGMEEAQALAEAGIACTVVPGISSSISVPGAAGIPVTHRGVAHEFTVVSGHVAPDDARSLVDWPALARLRGTLVLLMAVDKIGAIARTLVDHGKPPSTPVALVQEGTTAAQRRVDATLATAADAVREHDVRPPAVIVIGDVVAIGTPASSHGNGTGADPKPASDEGDASADDSTGGDRG, encoded by the coding sequence ATGGCCGAGCATCCCGCCTACCCCGTCGGACTCCGTCTGGCCGGGCGGCGCGTCGTCGTCGTCGGCGGTGGCCAGGTCGCCCAGCGCCGGCTGCCGGCCCTCCTCGCGACCGGCGCCGACATCCTGCTCGTGTCGCCGTCCGCGACCCCCTCCGTCGAGGCCATGGCCGACGCCGGCGAACTGCGCTGGGAGCGCCGCCCGTACGCCGACGGCGACCTCCGCGACGCCTGGTACGTCCTGGTCGCCTCCAGTGACACCGACGCCAACACCCGCGCCTCCGCCGAGGCCGAACGCGACCGGACCTGGTGCGTCCGCAGCGACGACGCCGAGGCCGCCACCGCCTGGACCCCGGCCACCGGCCGCAGCGCGGGCGTCACCGTCGCGGTCCTCACCGGACGTGACCCCCGGCGTTCCGCCGGGGTGCGCGACGCCATCGTGGAGGGCCTGCGCGACGGCACCCTCGCCGCACCCCGCCACCGCACCCGGACCCCCGGCGTGGCCCTCGTCGGCGGCGGCCCCGGCGACCCGGAACTGATCACCGTGCGCGGCAGGCGCCTGCTCGCCGAGGCCGACGTCGTCATCGCCGACCGCCTCGGCCCCCGCGACCTCCTCGACGAACTCCCGCCGCACGTCGAGGTCATCGACGCCGCGAAGATCCCGTACGGCCGCTACATGGCCCAGGAGGCCATCAACCACGCGCTGATCGAGCACGCCAGGGCGGGCAAGGCCGTCGTACGGCTCAAGGGCGGCGACCCCTTCGTCTTCGGCCGGGGCATGGAGGAGGCCCAGGCCCTCGCGGAGGCGGGCATCGCCTGCACGGTCGTCCCCGGCATCTCCAGCTCCATCAGCGTCCCCGGCGCGGCGGGCATCCCCGTCACCCACCGGGGCGTGGCCCACGAGTTCACCGTGGTCAGCGGCCATGTCGCCCCCGACGACGCGCGCTCCCTGGTCGACTGGCCGGCCCTCGCCCGGCTGCGCGGCACGCTCGTCCTGCTCATGGCCGTCGACAAGATCGGGGCCATTGCCCGTACCCTCGTCGACCACGGCAAACCGCCCTCGACGCCCGTGGCTCTCGTCCAGGAAGGCACCACGGCCGCCCAGCGCCGGGTCGACGCGACCCTCGCCACGGCCGCCGACGCCGTCCGGGAACACGACGTACGCCCCCCGGCCGTGATCGTCATCGGCGACGTGGTCGCGATCGGCACCCCGGCATCCAGCCACGGCAACGGCACCGGCGCCGACCCCAAGCCCGCCTCCGACGAAGGCGACGCCTCCGCCGACGACAGCACCGGTGGCGACCGTGGCTGA
- a CDS encoding TrmH family RNA methyltransferase, with translation MAEIVPVEAAPDGSADPRLADYTDLTDVELRRRREPAEGLFIAEGEKVVRRALAAGYAMRSMLLTPKWTDVMRDVIEETSAPVYQVAPDLAERVTGYHVHRGALAAMHRRPLPPPADLLRTAHRVAVFEDMVDHANLGAAFRNAAALGVDAVLLTPRCADPLYRRAVKVSMGAVLQVPWTRLESWPQDTRLLREAGFVTAALCLDEKSITVDALAARRDDRLALLFGTEGDGLTPGALAAADLRVSIPMDAGVDSLNVAATSAVVFYMTRAARLRD, from the coding sequence GTGGCTGAGATCGTCCCCGTCGAAGCGGCCCCGGACGGCTCCGCCGACCCCCGCCTCGCCGACTACACCGACCTCACCGACGTCGAACTCCGCCGCCGGCGTGAACCCGCCGAGGGCCTGTTCATCGCCGAGGGCGAGAAGGTCGTACGCCGCGCACTGGCGGCCGGTTACGCGATGCGGTCCATGCTCCTGACACCCAAGTGGACCGACGTCATGCGCGACGTCATCGAGGAGACCTCCGCCCCCGTCTACCAGGTCGCCCCGGACCTGGCCGAACGCGTCACCGGCTACCACGTCCACCGCGGCGCGCTCGCCGCCATGCACCGCCGGCCCCTGCCGCCGCCCGCCGACCTGCTCCGTACCGCGCACCGCGTCGCCGTCTTCGAGGACATGGTCGACCACGCCAACCTCGGCGCCGCCTTCCGCAACGCCGCCGCCCTCGGCGTGGACGCCGTCCTCCTCACCCCCCGCTGCGCCGACCCGCTCTACCGCCGCGCGGTGAAGGTCTCGATGGGCGCCGTGCTCCAGGTCCCCTGGACCCGGCTGGAGTCCTGGCCGCAGGACACCCGACTGCTCCGGGAGGCGGGCTTCGTCACCGCGGCGCTCTGCCTGGACGAGAAGTCGATCACCGTCGACGCGCTCGCCGCGCGGCGCGACGACCGGCTAGCGCTCCTCTTCGGCACCGAGGGCGACGGACTGACCCCCGGCGCACTCGCCGCCGCCGACCTGCGGGTGAGCATCCCCATGGACGCCGGGGTGGACTCCCTCAACGTCGCCGCCACCTCCGCCGTCGTCTTCTACATGACGCGGGCGGCCCGGCTCCGGGACTGA
- a CDS encoding serine/threonine protein kinase, whose translation MDMAMMRLRREDPRVVGSFRLHRRLGQGGMGVVYLGSDRRGQRVALKVIRPDLAEDQEFRSRFAREVSAARRIRGGCTARLVAADLDADRPWFATQYVPGPSLHDKVAEDGPLCAAEVASVGAALSEGLLAVHEAGVVHRDLKPSNILLSPKGPRIIDFGIAWATGASTLTHVGTAVGSPGFLAPEQVRGAAVTPATDVFALGATLAYAATADSPFGHGSSEVMLYRVVHEEAQLYGVPDALAPLVRACLAKDPEERPSTLQLSMRLKEIAAREAQGLSDGQAPAQRERIGQDVPTGRIPERTARMPQRTERSERIERQERAERSERSERSERSTQGQGQGKGQGRTADGYDSRARGPRGTAPRTGGGRPPRPRDGSSGTGSRTGSRQQGSRPGARTASGARGGRRPANPRLLRQRLIVFVVVTLVVALGIAAAQQL comes from the coding sequence ATGGACATGGCGATGATGCGGCTCCGGCGCGAGGACCCGCGTGTCGTCGGTTCGTTCAGGCTTCACCGGCGGCTGGGCCAGGGCGGCATGGGTGTTGTCTATCTGGGGTCCGACCGGCGCGGCCAGCGGGTCGCGCTCAAGGTGATCAGGCCCGATCTCGCCGAGGACCAGGAGTTCCGCTCCCGGTTCGCCCGCGAGGTGTCGGCGGCCCGCCGGATCCGCGGGGGGTGCACGGCCCGGCTGGTGGCCGCCGATCTCGACGCGGACCGGCCGTGGTTCGCGACGCAGTACGTTCCGGGGCCCTCGCTGCACGACAAGGTCGCCGAGGACGGACCGCTGTGCGCCGCCGAGGTCGCCTCGGTCGGGGCGGCGCTCTCCGAGGGGCTGCTGGCCGTGCACGAGGCCGGGGTCGTCCACCGGGACCTGAAGCCGTCGAACATCCTTCTCTCCCCCAAGGGCCCGCGCATCATCGACTTCGGCATCGCGTGGGCGACGGGCGCCAGCACCCTCACCCATGTCGGTACGGCCGTGGGGTCGCCGGGCTTCCTGGCGCCCGAGCAGGTGCGCGGCGCCGCGGTGACCCCGGCGACCGACGTGTTCGCGCTCGGCGCCACGCTGGCGTACGCCGCGACGGCCGACTCCCCCTTCGGGCACGGCAGTTCGGAGGTCATGCTCTACCGGGTGGTGCACGAGGAGGCGCAGCTGTACGGGGTGCCGGACGCGCTGGCGCCGCTGGTGCGGGCCTGTCTGGCGAAGGACCCGGAGGAGCGGCCGAGCACGCTCCAGCTGTCGATGCGTCTCAAGGAGATCGCGGCGCGGGAGGCGCAGGGGCTGTCGGACGGGCAGGCGCCCGCGCAGCGGGAGCGGATCGGGCAGGACGTGCCGACGGGCCGGATCCCGGAGCGTACGGCGCGGATGCCGCAGCGGACGGAGCGGTCGGAGCGGATCGAGCGGCAGGAGCGCGCGGAACGGTCGGAGCGGTCGGAGCGGTCGGAACGCTCCACGCAGGGCCAGGGCCAGGGTAAGGGCCAGGGGCGCACGGCCGACGGGTACGACTCCCGGGCGCGCGGGCCGCGCGGGACGGCGCCGCGTACGGGTGGCGGGCGTCCGCCGAGGCCGCGTGACGGCTCCTCGGGGACCGGTTCGCGTACCGGCTCCCGGCAGCAGGGCAGCAGGCCCGGGGCGCGTACGGCGTCCGGCGCGCGTGGCGGGCGCAGGCCGGCCAATCCCCGGCTGCTGCGTCAGCGGCTGATCGTCTTCGTGGTGGTGACGCTGGTGGTGGCGCTGGGGATCGCGGCGGCGCAGCAGCTGTAG
- a CDS encoding phosphotransferase family protein, giving the protein MCGDPEAVLADRPDGVVVRHGAAVAKAHAPGTDPVGHRARLDVAAHSLLAGILLAPLPAADLPHLAGRPVTVWPHGTPVDPDRPDDAPWEAAATLLARLHAVPLPALGPPAPPPMRGPLKAARALARMRAVGHHPAAAPIERAWAGLPAWARGETPAPGGGRLCHGDLHLGQLVRHPAPDGPWLLIDIDDLGLGYPAWDLARPAAWYAAGLLAPDEWERFLGAYRAAGGPAVPAGGDPWPRLDAAARALTVQTAALAVAKAAEQGRDLDEVERTMIDSCARIATLITELTAGPPS; this is encoded by the coding sequence GTGTGCGGTGACCCGGAGGCCGTGCTGGCCGACCGGCCCGACGGGGTCGTCGTACGGCACGGGGCCGCCGTCGCCAAGGCGCACGCGCCCGGCACCGATCCGGTCGGTCACCGGGCCCGGCTGGACGTCGCCGCGCACTCCCTGCTCGCGGGCATCCTGCTGGCGCCCCTCCCGGCGGCCGACCTGCCGCACCTCGCGGGCCGGCCCGTCACCGTCTGGCCCCACGGCACCCCCGTCGACCCCGACCGCCCCGACGACGCCCCCTGGGAGGCGGCGGCGACCCTGCTGGCCCGGCTGCACGCCGTACCGCTCCCCGCCCTCGGCCCGCCCGCCCCGCCGCCCATGCGCGGCCCCCTCAAGGCCGCCCGCGCCCTCGCCCGGATGCGGGCCGTCGGCCACCACCCGGCCGCCGCCCCGATCGAACGCGCCTGGGCGGGGCTGCCCGCCTGGGCCAGGGGCGAGACACCCGCACCCGGGGGCGGGCGGCTCTGCCACGGGGACCTGCACCTCGGGCAGCTCGTACGGCACCCCGCGCCGGACGGCCCCTGGCTGCTGATCGACATCGACGACCTCGGACTCGGCTACCCCGCCTGGGACTTGGCCCGCCCCGCCGCCTGGTACGCCGCCGGACTTCTGGCCCCCGACGAGTGGGAACGTTTCCTGGGCGCCTACCGGGCGGCGGGCGGTCCCGCCGTACCGGCCGGCGGCGACCCCTGGCCCCGGCTCGACGCCGCCGCCCGCGCCCTCACCGTCCAGACCGCCGCCCTGGCCGTCGCCAAGGCCGCCGAGCAGGGCCGCGACCTGGACGAGGTAGAGCGGACCATGATCGACAGCTGTGCCCGTATCGCCACACTCATAACGGAGTTGACGGCCGGACCTCCGTCGTAA
- a CDS encoding TFIIB-type zinc ribbon-containing protein: MQCPKCHAPMHTYNRNGVQIEQCSGCRGIFLDYGELESLTRLESQWGQQAPPPPAPGGYPAQGAPGHGAPAWGAPHGGGHHGGHHRQGGFGRMLFSS, from the coding sequence ATGCAGTGCCCCAAGTGTCATGCGCCGATGCACACGTACAACCGCAACGGTGTCCAGATAGAGCAGTGCAGCGGCTGCCGCGGGATCTTCCTCGACTACGGCGAGCTGGAGTCCCTCACGCGTCTGGAGTCCCAGTGGGGCCAGCAGGCCCCGCCGCCCCCGGCCCCCGGCGGCTACCCCGCCCAGGGCGCTCCCGGCCACGGGGCGCCCGCCTGGGGCGCGCCGCACGGCGGCGGCCACCACGGCGGTCACCACCGCCAGGGCGGCTTCGGCCGGATGCTCTTCTCGTCCTGA